ACTCCCAACTCTTGGAGGGGCAGACAGCAGGGAAGGGGACATTTTCAGATAAATCCATTTAAAGAGCCTTTTGAATCTAATCTGTGATGAGGCACCTTCTTAGAAAATGGTGAGGGTGAAATTGTGCTGGGTGTGTTTGAGTTTACCAAGAGTAAATTTGCTAAACAGGGAAGTAAACATAGTCTGGCTGTAGGAGTTCAATCACTATAACTATCTTAGATGTCTTGTGTTCTTGTGCAGGCTTTATGGGAAAGATCAGTAGGACGAAAAACAAAGGTCACATAGTGCCCCCAGTGGAGAGTCAGTGAAAGTCTCATCCATGAGCCACAGAGGACCAATACTGCCATCCAAAGGCAAAAACAGAGTCTTGTAGCTACCACCATCCCCCTCACCCTGTACCCCCCTCCATCTTAGCAGTCTTTAAATGTAGCTGTGTGTCATTTGCTGTGTGTAATGTATTGGAAACaatttaaaatcacattttaatgatTGAGTACAATGTCTTGATTAAATGGGGCCAATTTAACAAACTAAACACTCAAATGAATCGAAACGAATAGGTGCTATGAAAACAACTTGCTTGAGTGATTTCAGAATAATTTTAGAATAAACAGTTTGTAAACTATCAACATGAAAGTTAACATTCTAGCTCCAGGTTTTGTTTGAACAGCATATCCAAAAAGCATCAAAGAAATTAATTTAAGGCCAAAGCTGTCCTCAGGGGAGTCAGGGATCTTTAAAACATTAGTTCTTTGTTCTCAGTTTCAGTATACAGAGAGAATATTATTGTGAGGAGATTACACTGTATATACAATATCTGTACctgttaaaacacaaataatactttaaaaaaaaaaagaacgtaCAATTTGTTGTCACTCACTGAGGGAGTGTCATACTATACCTGTAATgacaccacaaaataaaaccatattTTAAACACTTTCCTTTTAACCAAGACACACAGTAGTGAGggtatttttttatgttactttCTGAATATGGGATCAACTGAAAAATGGGGATGATAGTAGCCAAAACACCATAGAAGCGGGGTTACAACtacatgtttttctgtttcaaaatCCTGGAAACCTGGGAAGTGAATGAGTAATGCTCTGCATTCCTCATGAACAACCACTGAGgtacccttgagcaagacatttaATCCCCCACCTGCTCCAGTGCAGCTTCCAGACAGAAGACTGTGCTTATACTGTGCCACTCCCGCATATCAGTGTGTGTAAGGCATGCATGTAAAGTAGGTTGTTGCAAAGAGCATGCATACTCAGCAAAATAAGATGATATGGGTAACAATTGTTGGTATTACTGGGTGTTGAGCAGTAAGCTTTACTTCCATAGCCTCTCACTCAGTGTGATTAGTGAGGAAGGGAGACAAGACAGTGGGAgtaagagacaaagagaaggagagagacggGAAATAGAGGGGGcttccataaattcagactgaCATCTGTGAAGGATGAATGAAGGTAATCTGTAAATGTGGGaactttttatttcatattaaaCCGTCAGCGCCTCTCTGTGGTCAAATAGCCATACTGCATGAGAGTTGTCTGCTACTGTCTACATTTGACAGAAAATTTTATAAAAGGGAATATGCTAAAATGACATTCAGTATACAAAATtcttacacacataaacaaactaGAACCTCCTGAGATTATTGATGGCATCAGACAGATGAATTCTGTTGTTTGATATAACTTATTTCTCTATCTAGTGTATCCTGTTAATGAAGTTCATTTAGTTTGGGgtgtacaaaaaacaaaccctgaTTTAATCCGTATGTTACACACATAAAATCTGATTCAGgctaaacacagagagaggaacagcTCAGAGTAAAAATTGTCCAAAATTGAGATTTTCTACTTGTATTTAAATTTTGTGTCAAACTTCTTACTGCAGTACAGAGAATTCCACTTGATATCACAACACTAAAGTGCAACAAGTGATACATTGCATAGAAATGTAATGAACATGGAAGTCACATAGTTTAATTCTAAATGCAATTAGATAGGGAAAAGGGCAGAAATTGCAACCAGTCTTGTCACATATTTGGTTTACCTGAgaatttcatttgaaataaaagttaaactaaattaaacatgACATAAAAACTCATGGTAACCCATGCTACAGTGCATTGATACAGAATTTATATAAATGAATACTATTTTTTAACCCAGAAAACAGTTACGGTAAAAGTTACAATGTATTAGTTTGtctattctttctttctgtagCAGAAACTATTTGAAATGGAGTTAATCATCAACATAAACACTAAATCAGCACACAGCTCTCATAATGGAGCCACTGAAATAACATACATCCAACACTAGAGTTTCATTCAACTTACCAGACAGAAATTATATAAAATACTACAAAAAGTAGCATGCTCTCTAACATAAGGAAGGCGAACACCAGCATCccacaaatattgttttttgtccAATGATCAATTTACTGAAAAAGACTGCTTTGTAACAGCAGTTTAGCCAAGGTGTGTCTTACTGAACTGACAGCTAAAATACCCAGGTGCTAAAACTGTAGTTAGACATCAATAGATATCACACCACCGGAAGTTTCAAATTTCTGAATTTTTGTGGGAGATGATGAGCTCTGAACCCCTCTGCTCACGCTTTGGCATGTACCTTTTCCCTCATTTCTtcaacacctctctctctctctatctctctctctctccctctctctccctctctcttggaGGCTACATCTGGTTTGGGTTGTATTGTGGGCTGGAGTACTGATCCTGCATGGCTCCGGTAGCAGCTCCCATGGCGGCTTGCTGGGCTGCTGCCTGGACATGAGGGTTCTTCCAGGCTCCCGTGGCCCATTCCTCCTGGGCTTTGGACATGCTGCCACCACTGCCCCGGTAGAAATTATGGATCTACAGGCAACAGTAGATCAAGTTATAATCCACAAGCCCTCAACAGGGAAAGTAAGGCATTTTTACCAACTACTACTTGCTGTTTTGGGCAGATCTGTAGAACTATGCTACTAGATATTCTAATCAAATGACATAACTATATGCAAGTCTGCATTTTTACATCTTTTTGAGCAGTGTAAAGTGTAATCAATCACATTACTTTGATTTATAATAGCCCATGACAATATTTGCGATGGACACATTCTAAAGGAAGACAACATGTATCTGGTAAGTAACAAAGAGGCTTATTTtcagatgaaataaaatcacttgGATGAAATGTTCCACAACTCTTTCCACCTCTTTGCATTACCATCTGTATCAAAGGCCACAGACACACGCCTGAGGCCTGTCTTACCTTAGTGAGGGCAATGAAGGACAAGGAGGCCACAGCAGTGAACATGATTGTTGGGACCAACATGATCAAAGCTATCAAAATGTTATAGCTGAAGAAGGAGATGGTAGCCAGCCAGCcactgaaaaaagcaaaaatgaacatcaaaattattattttttaaattattattgttattattattattttgatgattAATGACTATTGGATCATCTGTTGTTCTTGATTACAAAATCAGCACTAAACATCTGGATGTTAAATGCCAACAGTTTTGTGCACTTTAAGTAACGCAGGAAAAGTTTTATAGCCCATACATAAAGACAGCCAGTTCTAAAGTGTGACATTTATAAATTTAATGGCAGCTGTCATAATATTAATTGGGGATTATCAACATGAGTAAGGTGACTTTTTGACGATTCATTTTAACAGCCTCTCAAAATCTAATAATGTGGTTATCATAAAACTTATATGAGGGCAGTTTCGGGTGGTCCATCACTGTCATGTTAAAGAAAGCAGTGAAAAAGGTCTTTTGAACATATGAACTTCATGAATTCATTGCTCACATTAAAAACACTTcacataaatgtttttttttcttaagtgttAATAGAGTAACAGTGACCTTTgacatgttattttttgttgtataAAACTGTGGAAAAACTGACCAGTGTTCCAACTATAGTGATAATGAGACTTCAGTCACACTTGAATACCTGTACCTCTCCATATGTTAGGGTTATAGATAgttttttagtttattgtttaGTTTAGAGAAgttcttatttatttagtacattttattttgaacataaaaGTACTGAGGCCTGGCAAGTATTTACAGTCAGTCATCCTGGAGTTAATCTCTCTGTTCAACTCACGCTACAGCTTTGTTGATGGGAATAAGGCTAAGCAATTTTATCGATTCTGCgatatatatctttattttgtttccccagaaaGTATCGATTTTTCAGCCGCAAGTATCACTGCATTAAGCCCCATTCAAATCGTGTGTTCTGTCTGGCACTCTGCtcatgtcactgtcactgcgctacagcagcgcactgacatgaAGGTGctggattgtgtaacaaagcgaagagttgccactcctgtctattttcactggctaacagcagcacactggcttagcttgtctattcagagaagaggtatcacttcggcttatttttcaatctatgttatcacatgcataccactgctcattcattggtagctgaattgttaggtctgtttgataagtaatttacatttttaaaataataataataataataataataataataataatttaacatattgttaaattattggagtcaagccaaactaattttctcatcacatctttgattcattttgtccagcATTTGCAAACTGTAGACTCTCTGTCTAGTCAGAGCCATATATTGTGTAATTGAttgatgctttcagttttcagttcaattaattcaattcaagtcaatggaacactcacaagatgtcaccaaaatcactctgtccctttaaaatctttcagaaaatTATGTAAGTGTATCAAAGCGTAtcgtaacaaacaaacaaacaaacaaacatcagatttgattattttcaatattttgacCAGTGACACTTACATAAATACTATTATATTTGTCTCAAACCATATTTGGAGCTTTCAGATTTCTATCTGTTTTGAGTGCATGAACactgtcatttttatgtgaacaAACCATATCTAGATATAATCTGGATGCTCAGGACACTCAAAACAACCAGGTCTAAATGGGGTTtaactgatttaaaaataattctACTTGAGTTAATCACTTCACGACACATTTGATCTCTCATTCTTACCATACTCCCCATCCAGGGATGCCTATGCTTTGGATGATGCTGATGCCAACTTGGGCCatgaacacaaaaaagaatgccATGAAGTTGAAGGAGCTGTCACTCCTGGAAAAAaagggtgtggggggggggcattaacatttacacacacacaatcatatatataatatatataatcatatatagatatttttatGATCGCTTGAGCTATAATATTGTGTAAGTATATTATAACCAATTTCATTTCAATAAGTTACAGTAACTTTGATTTGACTGCATTTCAGCCTACAGGTTGATATGAACCACTCTGCACAATCAGGACAAGTGTTACAGTCAACTGTGGGAGCCAAAAGCAATCTGTCTGTGGCCAGTGCTACAGCACTTGACACATACACAATACTTATTGTAGAGTCCTGCAGATATACTGTCTCTGATACCCAGTGCTACTGATATGTATTGATATAATACACTGCTATAATACTAACACCTACAGCACTCTGCAACCATGTTAAGAATATAAAATTCAATTATTCTGTTCCTATACACTATTTTACAACATGTTGCTGTAATACTATTGAGTTAATACTTCAAATTACATCTAATTTGCAAAGAAAATGCTGTTACTTATGTTTTTccaaacacagcatttcatgtttTACTACTCGAAACTAGCAGTAATTTGTGAAATACTTCAACAAAACTTTAAAGGTACACAATGTAGTTTGTGAGCACTTTTCATGGGGGTGACGTATTatcaatataaacaaaacaactttcaaatattccaaaataaggctTTGCAAATGTCTTTTGAGATAGGAAATGCActcaacatatttattatttattggcCTAAAGGGGTCAAGGGCAGTTTTTTGTGAGAAATTTTGACTGTAAACAAAACCAAGTGTGTTTACAAGGAAAACTACTGTGGCTACATTTAACGAAACAATGCCATGAAATGCTGACTTACTTGAAGGCCTTGTAGATTGGCCTGAACCAACAGACATAAGAGCAGGGAGTGAACATGAGCAGCCAGATGATAGCCAGGCCAAAGTTggtcacaccaccaccaccaaacatCCACgcaaagcagccaatcagattcacCGCAAGTGTAGCACTGTTCACTGAGAGACCACAaagcacagatgcacacaaatGTAAATTTGGCACATATACATGAAGAAAGTGGACACATTGTATTCATTTTGAGATACTCTGAACTGGAATGCACATTCATGCAGAGGTAGAGACTGGGACACTCTCCTGTGTAGAACTGACCTGGATTTATGAACATAAAAATttcaattttgtgttttttatattgtgtattttttatttctgacaCAGTGgtcttcaaatcaaatcattcagGACTACAACATTTTGTAAACCTCTATTCATAGACGGAGGGCCGCCCCTTGCACATGGATCTAAACTAATATGCTATGATGTATGGGTCTATATAAGTTTTGCAGTATCCTATAACCTAATGAAGCCTTGTTTGAGTGAAATGTTGTTCTAGTCGATGTGGGTGAAACTGAAGCACAGGACAGCAATATACCCTGTGCaggcatttctttttctctttagacATACATGTATTCTGATCATGCAGCAAAGAACAAAGTTTAGAAAGCATAAATGAAGCCAGCTTGTGAAAGCATACTGTTCAATAAGAGCAATACTTGACTCCCCGCATAGATTGTGTTCCTTGAATAGCCTTTCTGCTTGTGTCCCTCTCAGTTTATTCTCAGGAATATCACAAATGTACACGGCTTCCCACTTGGGTTGCCATTGGTTCTAATTGGAGCGCTGTGTTAGCACCTCAGTTCCAGCTTTCTTCACTTTGGCAAAGGAGGCCAATCAGTTTCAATTTCTGGCCCATTGCAGAGATGCAGAGCACTTTACATCAGAGTTATAAACCCAACCACAGCTGCAGTGAGACAGCCATTAAGGAACACAGTTTCAGTCTCTCTAAAATGCacaatttatgagagaaaatcCACTGGTAATTGATTTCCATACATGCAGTAGGATGGGAATGACTttggtttaaataaaaaaaaaaaaaatctaaatattgCACAATACACAAACAACTGAAATACAAACGGGACAAACTGAATGAGACCCCGATGATTACATCAACCAAGCAATGTGCATGCCATACCCACATACTGTGACAGAGAAAtggaaaatgcaaacacaagcaaaaaaagaTACAGGAAAGTGCTCCAGTGGGAATGAGCAGTACAGGAGAATCAACAGTCAAAAGCAGATTTGGGCTTTGGATACCTGCTTTATCATTTGTAGAAAAGAGAGGAGGTCTGTCAAAAGAAAAGAGGTTAGCTAAAATGTAAGCTAAATCAGAATAATAAGTACTACATAATTTTTGTTGGGTATCATACAAACATCAATTGGCAAAACCGTGCTTTATTGAGCCTGCAATCTACATATAACAAAACAGACTAGcatggagacaaaaaaatagTGCTCTCTAATCATTCAGTGTCACGGTAAAGGCCATATCGCCCCATTGTCAGCCTTAGTGGAAACAAGTTATCCCAAAATATGATAGATGACTATTGATGAAGTGAGGTTCAGGTatgcagtggcggttctgcccatgttgccgccctgggcgaaattactgccttgcgcccttctgtTCTAGCCgcagcgagaacttccaagcgataatgGCCgttaccggtgcccctctggcggctacacgcgcccctcccagagcaggcgcgccaacacctgcacaaataccttttttggaaaaatactttttatatggacaaaatcttgtttgcataaaaaaaaaaagccaccagtcggcatcaggcgggccggtcgcggcaccggcttgatgcttacaggtgccgcgcccacccggtcaggtctgccggatctgacaggtgagcagcacacacatactgccatcctctcattataaatcaacttttgttcatacgcgactgcagcagcacaacggacaatgacacagacaacatggttgattattgactgcgcaatgtggccattcgccggtaattgcggcatcaggcgagcctacctactggtttatatgcaagcacaatacatgtgtagaccccaatattagacgagggcgttttttcagggcattttcaatggaaaaaatattgtcttatattcagatgaatacggtaatagaaaactgctttgcagcgaggatgatttttttttttttttttttttttttttttgcgctcatgccgccccccacgtgacatgaaaatatgccgccccgggcggctgcccgcttcgcccgtgcctaaaaccgctactgcagGTATGCAGCAGGGAAATTGTGCAGTGTTGGGCCTTTTTCAGGTGGTGGCAatttcttttttgctgttatgtatatatatattttttcttgcaGCACTTATCTGGAGATTTTCAAATGATTGTAAGGTCTCTCTACAGCACCTTAAAGGCTGGAGTCTTGGTTTTCTTGCCTCTAGCTTTGAGACATTCATGTAGACGCACTTTTAATTTCAATGCTAAACTATTCAGGATTCAAAACAAAGCTGTCCAATCAGTACTATGGCTCATtatcaaataaaccattcaAGATGTTAGCCATCGGTCAAGATGTCAGCCGTCATCTCTTTTCTTTATATTCTGCCAGAATATTGGTAATGGCAGGTAAGCATTGAGCTCACTAATGTTCTGAGGAACAACTCAACGAGTCCATTTTCCAAGAATTTGTAAGAATAGTTTAGTCTTTAGTTTAGTCAAGGCTGCAATATCATACATCACAATTGTCCagataaatacagtaaaactgGCACAAAGATCAGTCTATAATTCTTTCACTTCACTATAAAGAACAGAGTACGGTAATTTGTACAACTTTTAATTCTTAAGTACCCAgtagctgcttttttttttaaagtggctgCTCTCAGTACATAAAGTTGCAAAATGATCCACTCAACCCTTGATTTATGGTGCGAATGATGACAAGGCCCATATACATTTTATTGCTCACTGTAGGGGACTAAAATACACCCACTGAACAAGTTCCCATAAAATATCTAATTGACACAAATCAGTAATCAGCAATTGCCCtgtaaaacaaatgattttaaaaacaacTCTAATATATGTGAATGTATTCCCAAAGAGGATGATAGTAAAATCCTCTGTCAGTACAATATACAGAATTATTATCTTTTTAGCCTACTTTGAATATTTTTGACCATGcctgtgttgctgttttgcagCGCAGTCATGGGGCTGTTTTGGAGTTgagtatttaaaaaaagcacTGTGGGATGCACCTGCTGGCTCTCTTTAGTTaaaggatgtaaaaaaaaaaaaatccagtttatTGTGAATGGGACAAGGTTTGCATAATAGGttaacaaagaaaaattaaCTTAGATTACCTTAGATATGCAACTTAATGGAATAGGCTACCAAGTCATTTTAGCCACTCACATATCCACAGATTGTACATTTTCTTGCACATGCTGCGGTGCTGCTCAGGGATCTCTTCAAAGTCCTGGTAGAAGCATGGCTTCAGTGGGATGAATTTAGGCAGTGGAGGGAAGTTGGGCTCTGCAAAAAGTAATTGCATAACACTTAGAGATTTTACATCAATAATGAGACAGTATTTTCCAGTAAATGTCTACTGAATTGCTTACCAGCCATGTGgacaaaatgttgattttgCTCTTTGGGTTGATTTCTTTCTCAGTCACCTGAAGCTgcacagtcagaaaaaaaaatagtttatgaCTTATTTCTACACTTATGCTCCCTTACAGACTACCTAACCCCTTGTGTATGTGGTTATTGCCAGTTGCTTTGATAAGGCAGTCAAATCTATCACTATTATCTATCACTCTACCTAATAAATCTATCACTTTATTAGGTATTTGTCCTAACACAAACTGCCATAACAGCAAACGTGGAGCCATGAGGCTGGTCTTAACGTCGACACGTTCTGCCgggggatttgtgtgtgtgtgtgtgtgtgtgtgtgtgtgtgtgtgtgtgtgtgtgtgtgtgtgtgtgtgtgtgtgtgtgtgtgtgtgtgtgtgtgaccgccAGGCATATCGGCTCAGTGGTGGCTCTTTGGGGTTTTAACGACTGCATCTTTCCGGTTTGAGTCTAACCACCGCAAAATGGTAAC
This DNA window, taken from Myripristis murdjan chromosome 3, fMyrMur1.1, whole genome shotgun sequence, encodes the following:
- the scamp5b gene encoding secretory carrier-associated membrane protein 5; translation: MAEPNFPPLPKFIPLKPCFYQDFEEIPEQHRSMCKKMYNLWILNSATLAVNLIGCFAWMFGGGGVTNFGLAIIWLLMFTPCSYVCWFRPIYKAFKSDSSFNFMAFFFVFMAQVGISIIQSIGIPGWGVCGWLATISFFSYNILIALIMLVPTIMFTAVASLSFIALTKIHNFYRGSGGSMSKAQEEWATGAWKNPHVQAAAQQAAMGAATGAMQDQYSSPQYNPNQM